The following are from one region of the Nicotiana tabacum cultivar K326 chromosome 3, ASM71507v2, whole genome shotgun sequence genome:
- the LOC107819916 gene encoding thioredoxin domain-containing protein PLP3B, producing the protein MDPDSVKSTLSNLAFGNVMAAAARDYQKEVLAQEKAQASSSVNQDIDLDELMDDPELEKLHADRIAALKKEAEKRQALKRQGHGEYREISEGDFLGEVTGSEKVICHFYHREFYRCKIMDKHLKSLAPRHIDTKFLKLDAENAPFFVTKLGIKTLPCVIFFRNGVASDRLVGFQDLGGKDDFSTRTLEGLLLKKGIIKENKEEEDDDSYGERNRTVRSSINPDSDSD; encoded by the exons ATGGATCCGGATTCAGTGAAATCAACTCTCTCTAATTTAGCATTTGGAAATGTAATGGCTGCTGCTGCTCGTGATTACCAGAAG GAAGTGCTGGCTCAAGAGAAGGCACAAGCATCATCTTCTGTTAATCAAGACATAGATCTTGATGAACTGATGGAT GACCCTGAGCTGGAAAAATTGCACGCAGATAGGATTGCGGCTCTCAAG AAAGAAGCAGAGAAGCGACAAGCTTTAAAAAGGCAAGGGCATGGAGAATATAGAGAGATTAGTGAAGGAGATTTTTTGGGTGAAGTTACTGGTAGTGAGAAAGTGATTTGTCACTTCTACCATCGGGAGTTCTATCGCTGCAA GATCATGGATAAGCATTTGAAGTCTCTTGCACCAAGACACATTGATACAAAGTTCCTAAAGTTGGATGCTGAG AATGCTCCTTTTTTCGTTACAAAGCTGGGAATTAAAACTCTACCATGTGTCATCTTCTTCAG GAATGGAGTAGCTTCAGATAGGCTGGTTGGTTTTCAAGACTTGGGAGGAAAAGATGATTTCAGCACGCGGACTCTGGAGGGTCTTCTGTTAAAGAAAG GAATCATCaaagagaacaaggaagaagaagatgatgattcATATGGTGAAAGAAATAGGACAGTGAGATCGTCAATCAATCCAGATTCTGATTCAGACTGA